In Salinisphaera sp. LB1, one genomic interval encodes:
- a CDS encoding NRDE family protein: MCLIVLAWQVDPACPLLFAANRDEFYERPTEAAHWWQTPPDLFAGRDLRAGGTWCGADRRGRVAAVTNVREPGATVATDLVSRGSLVADYFATDTGARDWAEQVAEIGAAYGPFNLLVADPARLCFVSNRDSAGVRDLPPGIFAVSNGHWGERWPKTERAEQGMAQRLAAGNPGAESLFDLLADRTAAAESELPDTGVPRAQERFLSPPFIAGEHYGTRASTVIQRYADGMVHFYERGFAQHGQPVHRIHQSWSVGST, encoded by the coding sequence ATGTGTCTGATCGTTCTGGCCTGGCAGGTCGACCCGGCCTGCCCCTTGCTATTCGCGGCCAACCGAGACGAATTCTACGAGCGGCCGACCGAGGCCGCGCATTGGTGGCAGACGCCGCCGGATCTGTTCGCTGGACGTGACCTGCGGGCCGGCGGCACCTGGTGCGGCGCGGACCGTCGCGGCCGTGTTGCGGCCGTGACCAACGTGCGCGAACCGGGTGCGACTGTCGCCACCGACCTGGTGTCGCGCGGGTCGCTGGTAGCCGATTATTTCGCCACCGACACCGGTGCGCGCGACTGGGCTGAGCAGGTGGCCGAGATCGGCGCCGCGTACGGCCCTTTCAACCTGCTGGTGGCCGATCCGGCGCGGCTTTGCTTTGTGTCCAATCGCGACAGCGCTGGCGTGCGCGATCTGCCGCCGGGTATCTTCGCGGTCTCCAACGGCCACTGGGGCGAGCGATGGCCCAAGACCGAACGCGCCGAACAGGGCATGGCTCAGCGCCTCGCCGCCGGCAACCCGGGTGCCGAATCCCTGTTCGATCTGCTAGCCGATCGCACGGCCGCGGCCGAATCCGAGCTACCGGATACCGGCGTGCCGCGCGCGCAGGAAAGATTCCTGTCGCCGCCCTTCATCGCCGGCGAACACTACGGCACGCGCGCCTCGACCGTGATCCAGCGCTACGCTGACGGTATGGTGCATTTTTACGAACGTGGCTTTGCTCAGCATGGCCAACCCGTGCACCGTATACATCAATCCTGGTCTGTTGGTTCCACATGA
- a CDS encoding DUF4124 domain-containing protein has product MGLAIALPAQATIYTWTDAQGVRHYSDIARPGARTVQLKRMPNGGASPASTGSGGSGAAPSGDARALNLVSPAEGQVFTSRQGQVPVSVVVGNNNDNNAGLGDGESLRYKLDGKPVGSGPTRNTRLTLSNVAAGPHTFSVTLLYRGHAVQHSDAVTFRVDRSAHAPPPQSSPDTGNRRPPS; this is encoded by the coding sequence ATGGGGCTGGCCATCGCGCTGCCGGCGCAGGCGACGATCTATACCTGGACCGATGCGCAGGGCGTGCGCCACTACAGCGATATCGCGCGGCCAGGGGCCAGGACGGTGCAACTCAAACGGATGCCCAATGGCGGTGCAAGCCCGGCGTCTACGGGGTCCGGTGGATCCGGCGCGGCGCCCAGCGGTGACGCCCGCGCCCTGAACCTGGTCTCGCCCGCTGAGGGGCAGGTCTTTACCAGCCGACAGGGCCAGGTGCCGGTTTCGGTGGTGGTGGGCAACAACAACGACAACAACGCCGGGCTCGGCGATGGCGAATCGCTGCGCTACAAGCTCGACGGCAAGCCGGTGGGCTCGGGCCCAACGCGGAACACGCGCCTGACGTTGTCGAATGTCGCGGCCGGGCCGCACACCTTCAGCGTCACACTGCTCTATCGCGGCCATGCCGTCCAGCACAGCGATGCCGTCACGTTTCGCGTCGACCGCAGCGCCCACGCGCCGCCGCCGCAATCCTCACCGGACACGGGCAATCGCCGCCCGCCGTCCTAA
- the glnL gene encoding nitrogen regulation protein NR(II) — MRADEHSEHRPDTILDNLKTAVVCLDDRLHVTYLNTASEMLFGVSARHCDQEAFDKALPYLADHRSRLTAALTEGAAYTERELHLRAGGGDPLIVDCTVTPFTDRAGESALLMEFLSLDRQLRISRDDQMRIQNLANREMIRGMAHEIKNPLGGLRGAAQLLEREIDDDELKEYTTVIIREADRLQNLVDGLLGPRRPPNKQPLNIHEPLEHVRALIDTELPPGITIERDYDPSIPEVRADREQLIQTFFNLVGNAVTALGRSGNILLRTRTQRLFTISGVKHRLVTRVDVVDNGPGIARDLLPRIFHPMVSSRAEGSGMGLPIAQYLIHLHDGLIECESRPGQTVFSVFLPMEASDG; from the coding sequence ATGCGTGCCGATGAACACAGCGAGCATCGTCCCGACACGATCCTCGACAATCTCAAGACTGCGGTCGTGTGTCTGGACGACCGGCTGCACGTCACTTATCTGAATACGGCCAGCGAAATGCTGTTCGGCGTATCGGCCCGGCACTGCGATCAGGAGGCTTTCGACAAGGCGCTGCCCTATCTTGCCGACCATCGCAGCCGACTGACTGCGGCGCTGACCGAGGGGGCCGCCTACACCGAGCGCGAGCTGCACCTGCGTGCGGGCGGCGGCGATCCGCTGATCGTGGACTGCACGGTCACGCCGTTCACTGACCGGGCTGGCGAATCGGCCTTGCTGATGGAGTTTCTGTCCCTGGATCGCCAGTTGCGTATCTCGCGAGACGACCAGATGCGGATCCAGAATCTCGCCAATCGCGAAATGATTCGCGGCATGGCACACGAGATCAAGAACCCGCTGGGCGGGCTGCGCGGCGCCGCCCAGTTGCTCGAGCGCGAAATAGACGACGACGAGCTCAAGGAATACACCACCGTCATCATCCGCGAGGCCGATCGGTTGCAGAACCTGGTGGACGGTCTGCTCGGGCCGCGCCGGCCCCCGAACAAGCAGCCGCTCAATATCCACGAGCCCCTCGAGCATGTGCGCGCACTGATCGATACCGAGTTGCCGCCCGGTATTACGATCGAGCGCGACTACGATCCGAGCATCCCGGAGGTCCGTGCCGACCGTGAGCAGCTCATCCAGACGTTCTTCAACCTGGTTGGCAATGCGGTCACGGCGCTCGGCCGCTCCGGCAATATCCTGCTGCGCACGCGCACCCAGCGGCTGTTCACCATCAGCGGCGTCAAACACCGGCTGGTGACCCGGGTCGACGTGGTCGACAACGGGCCCGGTATTGCGCGCGATCTGCTACCGCGCATCTTTCATCCGATGGTCAGCTCGCGCGCGGAAGGCTCCGGTATGGGGCTGCCCATCGCCCAGTATTTAATCCATCTACACGACGGTCTGATCGAGTGCGAAAGCCGCCCCGGCCAGACCGTCTTCAGCGTCTTTCTGCCCATGGAGGCCAGCGATGGCTGA
- the ntrC gene encoding nitrogen regulation protein NR(I), which translates to MAELTAWVVDDDESIRWVLERALKAASIDVVCFAGGAELLDAIEDNVPDVLLTDIRMPGISGLDLLERVHAVQPQLPVIIITAHSDLDSAVSSYRGGAFEYLPKPFDLDEAVELVQRAAMLADETGAADKTGSRAPAESTIIGEAPAMQEVFRAIGRLSASNITVLITGESGTGKELVAHALHEHSPRADRPFIAVNTAAIPKELMESEFFGHEKGAFTGAASQRRGRFEQAHGGTLFLDEIGDMPADLQTRLLRVLQDGQFYRVGGHVGVKVDVRIIAATNQNLEAEVKRGHFREDLFHRLNVIRLRVPPLRERREDIPLLLNFFLGRAARELDMEVKTLSRGASEYLTGLDWAGNVRELENLCRWLTVMAPGREVVLDDLPIELRPRADAAEMPSAMGFGAESSAAPAGLAPDTAPSQPGARSEWDAQLSSWADERLAAGADHLLDEAIPRLERVMIRAALAHTDGHRQEAARLLGWGRNTLTRKIKELSLSDEPA; encoded by the coding sequence ATGGCTGAACTCACTGCCTGGGTCGTCGATGATGACGAATCGATCCGCTGGGTGCTCGAGCGTGCGCTGAAGGCCGCCTCGATCGACGTGGTCTGTTTTGCCGGCGGCGCCGAGTTGCTCGACGCCATTGAAGACAACGTGCCGGACGTCCTGCTCACCGATATTCGCATGCCCGGCATTTCGGGGCTGGATCTACTGGAACGGGTGCATGCGGTGCAGCCGCAGCTGCCGGTCATCATCATCACCGCGCACTCGGATCTGGATTCGGCGGTGTCATCCTACCGCGGCGGCGCGTTCGAATATCTGCCCAAGCCGTTCGACCTGGACGAGGCGGTCGAACTGGTCCAGCGTGCCGCCATGCTCGCCGACGAGACCGGTGCCGCCGACAAGACGGGATCGCGCGCGCCGGCCGAGTCGACCATCATCGGCGAAGCGCCGGCCATGCAGGAAGTGTTTCGCGCCATCGGGCGCCTGTCGGCCTCCAATATCACGGTGTTGATCACCGGTGAATCCGGTACCGGCAAGGAGTTGGTTGCGCATGCCCTGCACGAACACAGCCCCCGCGCCGACCGGCCGTTCATCGCGGTCAATACGGCCGCGATTCCTAAGGAGTTGATGGAATCCGAGTTCTTCGGCCACGAGAAAGGCGCGTTCACCGGCGCCGCCAGTCAACGCCGCGGCCGTTTCGAGCAGGCCCATGGCGGCACGCTGTTTCTCGATGAAATCGGCGATATGCCGGCCGATCTGCAGACCCGCTTGCTGCGCGTGCTGCAGGATGGGCAGTTCTATCGGGTTGGCGGTCACGTCGGGGTCAAGGTCGATGTCCGCATCATTGCCGCCACCAATCAGAACCTCGAAGCCGAGGTGAAACGCGGCCATTTCCGCGAGGATCTGTTTCATCGCCTGAACGTGATCCGACTGCGCGTGCCGCCGTTGCGCGAGCGTCGCGAGGATATCCCCCTGCTGCTGAATTTCTTCCTTGGGCGTGCCGCGCGGGAACTCGACATGGAGGTCAAGACGCTGTCCCGCGGTGCCAGCGAATACCTGACCGGGCTCGACTGGGCCGGTAATGTGCGCGAGCTGGAAAATCTCTGCCGCTGGCTGACCGTCATGGCGCCCGGGCGTGAAGTGGTGCTCGACGACCTGCCGATCGAATTGCGCCCGCGCGCCGACGCCGCGGAGATGCCGTCGGCCATGGGCTTCGGCGCCGAGAGCAGCGCCGCGCCCGCCGGGCTCGCGCCCGACACCGCGCCCAGCCAGCCCGGGGCGCGAAGCGAATGGGACGCGCAACTGTCGAGCTGGGCCGACGAGCGCCTGGCGGCCGGCGCCGATCATCTGCTCGACGAAGCCATACCGCGGCTGGAGCGGGTCATGATTCGCGCAGCACTGGCCCATACCGACGGCCATCGCCAGGAAGCGGCCCGGTTGCTCGGCTGGGGCCGGAATACCCTGACCCGAAAGATCAAGGAATTGTCGCTGTCGGATGAGCCCGCCTGA
- the glnA gene encoding glutamate--ammonia ligase — MASSKALELIKKTEAKFVDFRFCDARGKEQHMTMPAHVVDEEFMEEGKMFDGSSIDGWKGINESDMVMMPDDDSAVLDPFFEEPTVNIRCDVLEPNTMMGYERDPRTVAKRAEAYLASTGIADTALFGPEAEFFIFDSVQWHNEMRGAGFAVDSEEACWNSETRYPEGNMGHRPGIKGGYVPVPPVDSQHDIRSAMCLAMEEMGLTVEVHHHEVGTAGQGEIGMLFNTLVKKADETLIYKYCVANVAHAFGKTATFMPKPLVGDNGSGMHVHQSLTKDGKNIFSGDEYGGLSEEALYYIGGIIKHAKAINAFANASTNSYKRLVKGFEAPVLLAYSARNRSASIRIPWVSSPKARRIEVRFPDPTANPYFAFSAMMMAGLDGIQNKIHPGEAMDKDLYDLPPEEEKKIPTVAQSLEEALQSLSADRDFLKKGDVFTDDLIDGYIDLKMEEVLRLKMSTHPAEFDMYYSC, encoded by the coding sequence ATGGCGAGTAGCAAGGCGCTCGAACTGATCAAAAAGACCGAAGCGAAATTCGTGGACTTTCGTTTCTGCGACGCGCGTGGCAAAGAGCAGCACATGACCATGCCGGCGCATGTCGTCGACGAAGAGTTCATGGAAGAAGGCAAGATGTTCGACGGCTCGTCGATCGATGGCTGGAAAGGCATCAACGAGTCCGACATGGTCATGATGCCGGACGACGATTCGGCTGTGCTGGACCCGTTCTTCGAAGAGCCGACCGTCAACATCCGCTGTGACGTGCTCGAACCCAACACCATGATGGGCTACGAGCGCGACCCGCGGACCGTCGCCAAGCGCGCGGAAGCGTATCTGGCCTCGACCGGTATCGCCGATACTGCCCTGTTCGGCCCGGAAGCCGAATTCTTCATCTTCGACTCGGTGCAATGGCACAACGAGATGCGCGGCGCCGGCTTTGCCGTCGACTCCGAGGAAGCCTGCTGGAACAGCGAGACCCGCTATCCGGAAGGCAACATGGGCCATCGGCCGGGGATCAAGGGCGGTTATGTGCCGGTCCCGCCGGTCGATTCCCAGCATGACATCCGCTCGGCCATGTGCCTCGCCATGGAGGAAATGGGGCTGACCGTCGAAGTGCACCACCACGAGGTGGGCACCGCCGGCCAGGGCGAGATCGGCATGTTGTTCAACACGCTGGTCAAGAAGGCCGACGAAACGCTGATCTACAAGTACTGCGTGGCCAACGTCGCGCACGCCTTCGGCAAGACGGCCACCTTCATGCCCAAGCCGCTGGTCGGCGACAATGGCTCCGGCATGCACGTGCATCAGTCGCTGACCAAGGATGGCAAGAACATCTTTTCCGGCGACGAATACGGCGGCCTGTCCGAGGAAGCGCTGTACTACATCGGCGGCATCATCAAGCACGCCAAGGCCATCAACGCCTTCGCCAATGCCTCGACCAACAGCTATAAGCGCCTGGTCAAGGGCTTCGAAGCGCCGGTACTGCTGGCCTATTCCGCGCGCAATCGCTCGGCGTCGATTCGTATTCCCTGGGTCTCCAGCCCCAAGGCGCGTCGCATCGAGGTGCGTTTCCCGGACCCGACCGCCAACCCGTACTTTGCCTTCTCGGCCATGATGATGGCCGGCCTGGACGGTATCCAGAACAAGATCCATCCGGGCGAAGCCATGGACAAGGACTTGTACGACCTGCCGCCGGAAGAAGAGAAGAAGATTCCGACCGTGGCCCAGTCGCTGGAAGAAGCGCTGCAGTCGCTGTCGGCCGATCGCGACTTCCTCAAGAAGGGCGACGTGTTCACCGACGATCTGATCGACGGCTACATCGATCTCAAGATGGAAGAAGTGCTGCGCCTGAAAATGAGCACCCATCCGGCCGAGTTTGATATGTACTATTCCTGCTAG
- a CDS encoding autotransporter assembly complex family protein, whose product MKYGSPRWYAATVIGITVIGVTGMVLVPRALADDVDVKIKGIGDPLESNVRKSLSVAGKHKQPWSPDQIKRLYRLAPKEIKQALQPYGYFNPRISERLKQPGSDSKTWKAKFDIKHGPPTKITKLNIDVRGPGRGLDAVKKALHSTQLAQGKRLIESQYSDTKSALYNAAYNAGYLDAKFSQSAIRVNPKNNTAEIDLVLDTGERYYFGPVTFDQHLLNDKFLHRYVPFKPGQPYDAEQLINLQLALSNTDYFSQIEIQAPRDQATRTPALHRWFYDLLYPPRHPLEPIGELRVPVTVKAKPSKGQSYKISAGYGTDTGPRLGLGVKFPHINRYGHQFRTNLRLSQVQRTLQSAYDIPIGDVTKDKLSFTATISNQDFGDITSTIYGVGATRDTSWALGRKRAYVKFERENYNLGHGNRQSTLLYPGYKITLKKADNLMFTRKGVSLSLDVHGASSALLSTASFVSADFTGHAVLPMTSTTRLVLRTELGAIETNNFNNVPPSQRFFAGGSGSVRGYAYQSISPTNSKNHDIGGRYLASGSIEGDWFFYKKFGVAAFFDAGDVENSISNFSFRKGVGIGFRWGSPVGMVRLDVAHPLNHSSSSVRVDFSLGPDL is encoded by the coding sequence GTGAAATACGGTTCCCCGCGTTGGTATGCTGCAACGGTAATCGGTATCACCGTGATCGGGGTCACCGGCATGGTGCTTGTGCCCCGGGCGCTGGCCGACGATGTCGACGTCAAGATCAAGGGTATCGGCGACCCGCTCGAGAGCAATGTGCGCAAGTCGCTGTCAGTGGCCGGCAAGCACAAGCAGCCCTGGTCGCCCGATCAGATCAAACGCCTGTATCGACTGGCACCGAAAGAGATCAAGCAGGCGCTCCAGCCTTACGGGTATTTCAATCCCCGGATCAGCGAGCGGCTGAAGCAGCCCGGCAGTGATTCCAAGACCTGGAAGGCGAAATTCGACATCAAGCATGGGCCGCCCACCAAGATCACCAAGCTGAATATCGACGTCCGGGGCCCCGGTCGTGGATTGGATGCGGTCAAAAAGGCGCTGCATTCGACCCAGCTGGCCCAAGGCAAGCGTCTGATCGAATCCCAGTACTCGGACACCAAGAGCGCGCTCTACAATGCGGCCTACAACGCCGGCTATCTGGACGCGAAGTTCAGCCAGTCGGCGATCCGGGTCAACCCGAAGAACAACACCGCCGAGATCGATCTCGTGCTCGATACCGGCGAACGGTATTACTTCGGCCCGGTCACCTTCGACCAGCACTTGCTCAACGACAAGTTCCTGCATCGCTATGTGCCTTTCAAACCGGGCCAGCCCTACGACGCCGAGCAGTTGATCAACCTGCAATTGGCGCTTTCGAATACCGACTACTTCAGCCAGATCGAGATCCAGGCGCCGCGGGATCAGGCCACGCGTACCCCGGCGCTGCATCGTTGGTTCTATGATTTGCTCTACCCGCCACGGCATCCGCTGGAACCGATCGGCGAGTTGCGTGTCCCGGTGACGGTCAAGGCCAAACCGAGCAAGGGGCAGAGCTACAAGATCTCCGCTGGCTACGGCACCGATACCGGCCCGCGGCTTGGTCTCGGTGTGAAGTTCCCGCACATAAACCGGTATGGCCATCAGTTCCGGACCAACCTGCGTCTTTCGCAGGTGCAGCGCACCCTGCAGTCGGCCTATGACATCCCGATCGGCGATGTCACGAAGGATAAGCTCAGTTTCACCGCCACGATCAGCAATCAGGATTTCGGCGACATCACGTCAACGATCTACGGTGTGGGTGCCACCCGCGACACCAGCTGGGCCCTCGGCCGCAAGCGGGCTTATGTCAAGTTCGAGCGCGAGAACTACAATCTGGGGCACGGCAACCGTCAAAGCACACTGCTCTACCCAGGCTACAAAATTACATTGAAGAAAGCCGACAATCTGATGTTCACGCGCAAGGGGGTCAGCTTGTCGCTGGATGTGCATGGCGCCAGCAGTGCCCTGTTGTCGACCGCGAGTTTTGTATCAGCCGATTTCACCGGCCATGCGGTGCTGCCGATGACGTCCACCACGCGGCTTGTGCTGCGCACCGAGTTGGGTGCCATCGAGACCAACAATTTCAATAATGTACCGCCCTCCCAGCGTTTCTTCGCCGGCGGCTCCGGTAGCGTGCGCGGCTATGCCTATCAGTCGATCAGTCCGACCAACAGTAAAAATCACGATATCGGCGGGCGCTATCTGGCCTCCGGCAGCATCGAGGGGGACTGGTTCTTCTACAAGAAATTCGGTGTGGCGGCCTTCTTTGATGCGGGGGATGTCGAGAACAGCATCAGCAACTTCTCGTTCAGGAAAGGTGTCGGTATCGGTTTCCGCTGGGGGTCGCCGGTGGGCATGGTGCGGCTCGATGTGGCCCATCCATTGAATCACTCGAGCAGCAGCGTTCGCGTCGACTTCAGCCTCGGGCCCGATTTGTGA
- a CDS encoding prolyl oligopeptidase family serine peptidase, producing the protein MKPIRPYGSWPSSISAAHVAAAGRKFADLSVDRGAAEGPRLYWLESRPEEAGRNTIMTLSEHGAVSCLEAPASARSSVYEYGGGAFAVHAGFIWFVNAADQAIWMRDPDGHLSAITDPDADIRFADLQYDARFGRLIAIAEDLGEALDEPVARVVSVHRDGRVHTLASGHDFYASPRLSPDADRLVWLAWNHPNMPWDVSELWQASIDDDGHVGEPQPLWQPNDNSLFGPVFDPDGRLHIVADIDNWWNIHRERVGAAGFEALTAERGEFGVPQWVFGQSTYDFTDDGRLFALLTQAGVWHLGEVDRVSGAFHRLRHDSDFFEQITALGDRIAVVAASPSRAKHIRRLDFEGSGEVLRSADSLPADAALSRPEPLSWPTGDGDTAHGLFYPPSSERWTAPSDERPPLILKCHGGPTGATDTALDARIQYWTSRGYAVLDVNYRGSTGYGRDYRMALDGVWGVADVEDCQTGAAHLAEADRIDPERVLISGSSAGGYTVLSVLAFTDLAAAGASYYGIGDLKRLLASTHKFESRYLERLIGRDEQTLIARSPLYHADQLACPVLFLQGGQDKVVPPDQAESMVAALSERGVPVAYVRFESERHGFRNADNVMTAIEAERSFYSRVLRISDVEDLEPLTIENFEDL; encoded by the coding sequence ATGAAACCGATTCGTCCCTATGGCAGTTGGCCGTCCTCGATCTCCGCGGCCCATGTCGCGGCTGCCGGCCGCAAGTTTGCCGATCTGAGCGTCGATCGCGGCGCCGCCGAAGGTCCGCGTCTATACTGGCTGGAAAGCCGGCCCGAGGAAGCCGGCCGCAACACGATCATGACGTTATCCGAGCATGGCGCCGTCTCCTGCCTGGAGGCGCCGGCTTCGGCGCGTAGTTCGGTGTATGAGTATGGTGGCGGCGCGTTCGCCGTCCACGCCGGCTTCATATGGTTCGTCAATGCGGCCGACCAGGCGATCTGGATGCGGGACCCGGATGGGCATCTGTCGGCGATCACCGACCCGGATGCCGATATCCGCTTCGCCGATCTGCAGTACGACGCACGATTCGGCCGCCTGATCGCCATCGCCGAGGATTTGGGCGAAGCGCTCGACGAACCGGTGGCCCGCGTTGTGAGTGTGCATCGCGATGGCCGTGTGCATACCCTCGCCTCGGGCCATGATTTCTATGCCAGCCCACGCTTGTCGCCCGATGCCGATCGGCTCGTCTGGCTGGCCTGGAATCATCCGAACATGCCCTGGGATGTCAGTGAGCTATGGCAGGCGTCGATCGATGACGACGGCCATGTCGGCGAGCCGCAGCCGTTGTGGCAACCGAACGACAACTCATTGTTCGGGCCGGTGTTCGATCCGGACGGGCGTCTGCATATCGTCGCCGACATTGACAACTGGTGGAATATTCATCGCGAGCGTGTGGGTGCCGCTGGTTTCGAGGCGCTGACGGCCGAACGCGGTGAGTTCGGTGTGCCGCAGTGGGTGTTTGGCCAGTCAACCTACGACTTCACCGACGATGGCCGCTTGTTCGCGTTGCTCACCCAGGCGGGTGTCTGGCATCTGGGCGAGGTCGATCGGGTGTCCGGCGCGTTCCATCGCCTGCGTCACGATAGCGATTTCTTCGAGCAGATCACCGCGCTCGGCGACCGGATCGCCGTGGTTGCGGCCAGTCCGTCGCGCGCCAAACATATTCGGCGGCTGGATTTCGAAGGCTCGGGCGAAGTGCTGCGCTCGGCCGACAGTCTGCCGGCCGACGCCGCCCTGTCGCGGCCGGAGCCGCTGAGTTGGCCCACCGGCGACGGCGATACCGCGCATGGGCTGTTCTATCCCCCGTCCAGCGAACGCTGGACGGCGCCGTCCGACGAGCGGCCTCCGCTGATTCTGAAGTGCCACGGCGGCCCCACCGGCGCGACCGACACCGCGCTCGATGCACGGATCCAGTACTGGACATCGCGCGGCTATGCCGTGCTCGATGTCAATTACCGCGGCAGCACGGGATACGGGCGCGATTATCGAATGGCGCTCGATGGTGTCTGGGGCGTGGCCGACGTCGAGGATTGCCAGACCGGCGCCGCCCATCTGGCCGAGGCCGATCGCATCGATCCCGAGCGCGTTCTCATTTCGGGCTCGAGTGCCGGCGGTTATACCGTGCTGTCGGTGCTGGCCTTCACCGACCTGGCGGCTGCGGGAGCCAGCTACTACGGCATCGGCGATCTCAAGCGGCTGCTGGCCTCCACGCACAAGTTCGAATCACGTTATCTGGAACGCCTGATCGGTCGCGATGAACAAACATTGATTGCGCGTTCGCCGCTATATCATGCCGATCAACTCGCCTGCCCGGTGCTGTTCCTGCAGGGCGGCCAGGACAAGGTCGTTCCGCCGGATCAGGCTGAATCCATGGTCGCGGCGCTTTCCGAGCGCGGCGTGCCCGTGGCCTATGTGCGTTTTGAATCCGAACGCCACGGTTTTCGTAATGCCGATAACGTGATGACCGCGATCGAAGCCGAGCGCAGTTTCTACAGCCGGGTGCTGCGGATCTCGGACGTCGAGGATCTCGAGCCGCTGACGATCGAGAATTTCGAAGACCTTTGA